In a single window of the Nilaparvata lugens isolate BPH chromosome 1, ASM1435652v1, whole genome shotgun sequence genome:
- the LOC111061698 gene encoding activating signal cointegrator 1 complex subunit 2-like: MGKTYNIPALDKHWVEEGKEFTFYNPLPSDVNALEAGAKEAWIERMGYLIADFKWLLHLEHHRFWSQLAYDGGRAVAGLEHFLQEAHPIYALDSFAGGRADAQLMSLYQQAMHLAFLIMCRIVCQHESETEWMKRDTLAHLWYNEYIITLPMLLDLCLLYGDANTKQLTSMVHTVFDIQPLYKDDLKNAVCFIGERLSLVQDKLKTRKVAEHHHPTRLFERDLNAKPDLSVADLTDLILFVLDTVLNLATFMYIYQPACSILHSLRFETKIVSFYEHTIPSLNEHVTQLSKKDDTVDVYFDLKYKLDVIRVQLIKVFRYCLFSPVNSMIEMSNISLKNADTIKGYIEDFISSLSEFLADKLFIQDYHKAHPVDQDLEILSQVYPELDSVKCDFLMESVWSCYDVKPLPKPPAQNGPSTSQQAYLGPSKSSKTDTLSRPNEVEMVSLVTQVKDLLPHLGDGFIQKCLEHYKYDSATVINAVLESNLPHSLNQLDPSMPAQVEPPPTETASNLPLRVNVFDNDEFDIMTRDSIDTSRVHKGKWKMKYKNLTEMLDDKSHVNELKDRFTQLGLVEGGEDVYDDEYDDTYDGLDVSVGEAGEPERRQFVTPRVLESRSGPGRGGGRRGAEEDNESGGDDEGDDEEEGGGRNRDNFVENPEVVRARLERQRQNKYRNRVGGGGGGGGQTGSRDVTGKPKGQGQEKRVLENRDRKNTGKAHVGNHNRRNMAQRKRNQGMMPS; encoded by the exons ATTCTGGTCGCAGCTGGCGTACGATGGTGGCCGTGCGGTGGCGGGGCTGGAGCATTTCCTGCAGGAGGCTCATCCGATTTACGCGTTGGACTCGTTCGCGGGTGGCCGGGCCGATGCGCAACTGATGTCGCTCTACCAGCAAGCCATGCATCTCGCCTTCCTAATCATGTGTCGCATCGTCTGTCAACACGAGTCCGAG ACGGAATGGATGAAACGAGATACACTGGCCCATCTGTGGTACAACGAGTACATAATCACACTGCCGATGCTGTTGGACCTGTGTCTGCTCTATGGCGATGCCAACACCAAGCAACTCACCAGTATGGTGCACACTGTCTTCGACATCCAGCCCCTCTACAAGGATGACCTCAAGAATGCTGTCTGCTTCATCGGCGAG AGATTGAGTCTAGTTCAGGATAAGTTGAAGACGAGAAAAGTGGCCGAACATCACCATCCGACGCGACTGTTCGAGAGGGACTTGAATGCTAAGCCCGATCTCAGTGTGGCGGACTTGACGGACTTGATTCTGTTCGTCCTGGACACCGTGCTTAACCTGGCCACGTTCATGTATATCTACCAGCCGGCCTGCTCTATTCTGCACAGTCTACGCTTCGAAACCAA GATTGTATCATTCTACGAGCACACAATTCCGAGTCTGAACGAACACGTGACTCAGCTGTCAAAGAAGGACGACACAGTGGACGTCTACTTTGACCTGAAATACAAACTGGATGTAATCAGGGTGCAGCTCATCAAAGTGTTCAGATACTGCCTTTTCTCTCCTGTCAACTCTATGATCGAGATGTCAAATATCAG TTTGAAGAATGCGGACACCATAAAAGGTTACATTGAAGACTTCATTTCATCTCTATCTGAGTTTCTGGCCGACAAATTGTTCATTCAGGATTACCACAAGGCGCACCCTGTTGATCAGGACCTCGAAATTCTGTCGCAGGTCTATCCTGAACT AGATTCGGTGAAGTGCGACTTTCTAATGGAGTCAGTGTGGTCTTGCTACGATGTGAAACCGCTCCCAAAACCCCCCGCCCAAAATGGACCCAGCACCTCGCAACAAGCGTATCTCGGTCCCTCCAAG AGTTCAAAGACTGACACATTGAGCAGGCCGAACGAAGTTGAGATGGTGTCTCTAGTCACCCAGGTCAAAGATCTGCTGCCTCATCTCGGCGATGGATTCATTCAG AAATGTTTGGAGCACTACAAGTATGATAGCGCGACTGTGATAAACGCCGTTCTGGAGAGTAATCTTCCGCACTCGCTCAATCAACTGGACCCCTCTATGCCCGCACAAGTCGAACCACCTCCAACCGAAACT GCTAGTAATTTGCCGCTGCGAGTGAATGTTTTTGATAACGATGAGTTCGATATTATGACTCGAGACTCAATCGATACTTCTCGGGTGCACAAAGGCAAATG GAAAATGAAGTACAAGAACCTGACAGAGATGCTGGACGACAAGTCTCACGTGAACGAGCTGAAGGACCGCTTCACGCAGCTGGGATTGGTGGAGGGGGGCGAGGATGTCTATGATGATGAATACGATGATACCTACGATGGCCTCGATGTGTCTGTCGGAGAGGCTGGCGAACCGGAGAG ACGGCAGTTCGTCACACCTCGAGTCCTGGAGAGTCGCTCGGGGCCGGGGCGGGGTGGTGGCCGGAGGGGGGCAGAGGAGGACAACGAGAGTGGAGGGGACGATGAgggagatgatgaagaagaaggaggaggaaggaatCGTGATAACTTTGTGGAGAACCCGGAAGTGGTACGAGCGAGACTGGAGAGACAGAGACAGAACAAGTACAGGAATAGAGTGGGAGGAGGGGGAGGTGGTGGAGGGCAGACTGGCTCGCGGGATGTCACCG GAAAGCCGAAAGGCCAAGGACAGGAAAAGCGTGTCCTTGAAAATCGTGATCGTAAAAATACAGGAAAGGCTCACGTGGGTAATCACAATCGACGCAATATGGCGCAGCGCAAAAGGAATCAGGGAATGATGCCATCGTAA